The following are from one region of the Leptolyngbya iicbica LK genome:
- the gyrB gene encoding DNA topoisomerase (ATP-hydrolyzing) subunit B, with translation MASNYGAEQIQVLEGLEPVRKRPGMYIGSTGPRGLHHLVYEVVDNSVDEALAGYCSQIEVVLNADGSATIVDDGRGIPTDIHPQTGKSALETVLTVLHAGGKFGGGGYKVSGGLHGVGVSVVNALSEWVEVTVWRNRKQHIQRFERGLPIGDLRVSDSGSDRTGTAISFLPDTMIFTTGIEFDYDTLAGRLRELAYLNGGVNITFTDNRLELLKSDQPKVSRYHYEGGIKEYVQYINNDKQPVHEEIVYVEGERDGVQVEVALQWCIDAYSDNLLGFANNIRTVDGGTHLEGLKTVLTRTLNTFARKRNKRKENESNLSGENIREGLTAVISVKVPEPEFEGQTKTKLGNTEVRGIVDTLVGETLTEYLDFHPSVVDTILDKAIQAFNAAEAAKRARELVRRKSVLESSTLPGKLADCSSRDPGESEIFIVEGDSAGGSAKQGRDRRFQAILPLRGKILNIEKTDDARIYKNTEIQALITALGLGIKGEEFDESQLRYHRICLMTDADVDGAHIRTLLLTFFYRYQRALIDQGFVYIACPPLYKIERGRNHWYCYSDRERDEILRGFPENANYGIQRFKGLGEMMPQQLWDTTMNPESRTLKKVEIEDAAEADRIFTVLMGDRVAPRREFIETYGPKLDLEDLDI, from the coding sequence ATGGCGAGCAACTATGGTGCTGAGCAGATTCAGGTACTAGAAGGGCTGGAGCCGGTTCGTAAACGACCTGGAATGTACATCGGCAGCACCGGCCCGCGTGGGTTGCATCACCTAGTGTACGAGGTGGTGGATAATTCTGTCGATGAAGCCCTGGCCGGATATTGCTCTCAAATCGAAGTGGTGCTCAATGCCGATGGCTCAGCAACTATTGTCGATGATGGCCGCGGCATCCCTACCGATATCCATCCGCAAACGGGAAAATCAGCCCTGGAAACCGTTTTGACCGTGCTCCACGCCGGCGGGAAGTTTGGCGGGGGCGGCTATAAAGTCTCTGGCGGTCTGCACGGCGTCGGCGTTTCCGTAGTCAATGCCCTATCGGAATGGGTGGAGGTCACTGTCTGGCGCAACCGTAAGCAACACATCCAGCGGTTTGAGCGTGGTCTTCCCATTGGTGACTTGCGGGTGAGTGATAGCGGCAGCGATCGCACCGGCACCGCCATTTCTTTTCTGCCCGACACCATGATTTTCACCACGGGCATTGAGTTTGATTACGATACCCTGGCAGGGCGGTTGCGCGAACTGGCGTACCTTAATGGCGGTGTCAATATCACTTTTACCGATAACCGTCTGGAATTGTTGAAGTCTGATCAGCCGAAGGTGTCGCGCTATCACTACGAAGGCGGCATCAAAGAGTATGTTCAGTACATCAATAACGACAAACAGCCCGTCCACGAAGAAATTGTCTATGTGGAAGGCGAACGCGATGGCGTGCAGGTCGAAGTCGCCCTGCAATGGTGCATCGATGCCTATTCCGATAACCTACTGGGCTTCGCCAACAACATCCGCACCGTCGATGGTGGCACCCACCTGGAAGGTTTGAAGACTGTTCTCACCCGCACACTCAATACCTTTGCGCGCAAGCGTAACAAGCGTAAAGAAAACGAGTCTAACCTCAGCGGTGAAAACATTCGCGAAGGCTTGACAGCAGTCATTTCCGTTAAGGTACCCGAACCAGAGTTTGAAGGCCAGACCAAGACCAAGCTGGGCAACACGGAAGTCCGAGGCATCGTTGATACATTGGTCGGCGAAACGTTGACGGAGTATTTGGACTTTCACCCCAGCGTCGTCGACACCATTTTGGATAAGGCCATTCAAGCCTTTAACGCCGCAGAAGCAGCTAAACGAGCACGAGAACTGGTGCGCCGCAAGTCGGTGCTAGAGTCCTCCACCCTTCCGGGTAAGCTAGCGGACTGCAGCAGCCGTGATCCCGGCGAGTCCGAAATCTTCATTGTGGAAGGAGACTCAGCCGGCGGTAGTGCCAAGCAAGGCCGCGATCGCCGCTTCCAGGCCATCCTGCCGCTGCGAGGCAAGATTCTCAACATTGAGAAAACCGACGACGCCCGGATCTACAAGAACACTGAAATTCAGGCATTGATTACGGCTTTGGGATTAGGCATCAAAGGCGAAGAATTTGACGAATCGCAACTGCGCTATCACCGCATTTGCCTTATGACTGACGCCGACGTCGATGGCGCCCATATTCGGACGCTACTGCTCACCTTCTTTTATCGCTATCAGCGCGCCTTGATTGATCAGGGCTTTGTCTACATTGCCTGTCCGCCGCTCTACAAAATTGAGCGGGGCCGCAATCACTGGTACTGCTATAGCGATCGCGAGCGTGATGAGATTCTCAGAGGCTTCCCCGAAAATGCCAACTACGGCATCCAGCGCTTTAAGGGCTTGGGTGAAATGATGCCTCAGCAGCTGTGGGATACCACGATGAATCCTGAAAGCCGCACCCTGAAGAAAGTTGAAATTGAAGACGCCGCCGAAGCCGATCGCATCTTTACGGTGTTGATGGGCGATCGCGTGGCTCCCCGCCGCGAGTTCATCGAAACTTACGGCCCCAAACTCGACCTCGAAGATCTCGATATTTAA
- the miaA gene encoding tRNA (adenosine(37)-N6)-dimethylallyltransferase MiaA encodes MDDMLPRCLLAIAGPTATGKTGLSLALAERLSIAILSADSRLVYRELDIGTAKPSQTERSQAPHYLIDIREPTETMTVAEYQRSAQTLIQQLHLEQERVPCLVGGTGLYISSVVDGLQIPPVAPQPELRSQLQRLGQPQCYSMLQQVDPVASDRIHANDAVRTIRALEVAYVTGRPLSAQQGQHPPDYPILYIGLDCEIEALAARIRRRTAQMIEQGLVAEVEQLCQRYGKDLPLLQTLGYAEILGYLAGNYSLPAAEELIVKNTRQFAKRQRTWFRKQAIAWFDADSVDLLEDVWQTIKTFWAQVNQAKTSAPKP; translated from the coding sequence ATGGATGATATGCTGCCGCGTTGTCTATTAGCGATCGCTGGGCCGACGGCAACGGGTAAAACCGGTTTATCGTTAGCGCTGGCAGAGCGGTTGTCGATCGCTATTTTGAGTGCTGATTCGCGGTTGGTTTATCGCGAGTTAGATATTGGCACTGCCAAGCCGAGCCAGACGGAGCGATCGCAAGCGCCCCATTATTTGATTGATATTCGCGAGCCGACGGAGACGATGACCGTCGCGGAATATCAACGCTCGGCGCAAACGTTAATCCAGCAACTGCACCTCGAACAAGAGCGGGTGCCTTGTTTGGTGGGCGGCACTGGACTGTATATTTCATCGGTGGTGGATGGTTTGCAGATTCCCCCGGTGGCACCGCAGCCGGAGTTGCGATCGCAGCTCCAACGATTGGGACAGCCTCAGTGTTACAGCATGTTGCAGCAAGTTGATCCGGTAGCAAGCGATCGCATTCACGCCAACGATGCTGTCCGTACCATCCGCGCTTTAGAGGTGGCTTACGTGACGGGGCGACCGCTATCGGCTCAGCAAGGCCAGCATCCGCCCGACTACCCCATCTTATATATCGGGCTTGATTGTGAGATCGAGGCACTGGCGGCGCGGATTCGACGACGGACAGCGCAGATGATTGAGCAGGGTTTAGTGGCCGAAGTCGAGCAGCTGTGCCAGCGATATGGCAAAGATTTACCCCTTCTGCAAACTCTGGGCTATGCAGAGATTTTGGGGTATCTGGCGGGCAATTATTCACTACCAGCGGCCGAGGAATTGATTGTCAAAAATACCCGTCAGTTTGCCAAACGCCAGCGTACCTGGTTTCGTAAGCAGGCGATCGCCTGGTTTGATGCCGACTCAGTTGATCTACTAGAGGATGTCTGGCAGACCATCAAAACGTTCTGGGCGCAAGTCAACCAGGCAAAAACGTCTGCACCGAAGCCCTAG
- a CDS encoding carbon dioxide-concentrating mechanism protein CcmK → MVATNSKQLALAKPSPHAQRWASKLKGAALGMVSTHSFPAVVGTADAMLKSSDVMLIGYEKTGAGHCTAVVRGGVADVRMAVEAGTATAKQFGQFISSSLIPRPLPNLEAVLPICMRLDELDRIGKGRVGSGALGLLETRGFPAMVGAADAMTKAAEVQVVAHQSIGDGLCTVIIRGSLSNVAIAVEAGMHEAERIGELHAVMVIPRPLDDLEQSLPQADAVETQQPVRLPLKLEEKEKELVELPEAAAAEVAQEMAVPEPTKTADPQPAPLKVVPQPPPLQEGELD, encoded by the coding sequence ATGGTGGCAACTAATTCCAAACAGCTAGCACTGGCAAAACCCTCACCCCATGCTCAGCGATGGGCCTCAAAGTTGAAGGGAGCGGCTCTGGGCATGGTCTCTACCCATAGCTTTCCCGCCGTCGTGGGCACGGCCGATGCCATGCTGAAGTCTTCGGATGTGATGCTCATCGGTTACGAAAAAACTGGCGCGGGGCATTGTACGGCTGTCGTTCGCGGCGGCGTCGCCGATGTGCGGATGGCCGTGGAAGCGGGCACGGCCACCGCTAAACAATTTGGCCAATTTATTTCGTCATCCTTAATTCCTCGGCCGCTGCCGAACCTGGAAGCGGTGCTGCCGATTTGTATGCGTTTGGACGAGCTCGATCGCATCGGTAAAGGGCGCGTCGGGAGCGGTGCCCTCGGTCTCTTAGAAACTCGTGGCTTCCCAGCCATGGTCGGTGCTGCCGACGCCATGACCAAGGCCGCAGAAGTACAAGTCGTAGCCCACCAATCCATTGGCGATGGACTGTGTACAGTGATCATTCGGGGCTCGCTATCGAATGTCGCGATCGCCGTAGAAGCGGGTATGCACGAGGCCGAACGCATCGGCGAACTCCATGCCGTGATGGTCATTCCCCGACCGCTAGATGACCTCGAACAGTCCTTACCCCAAGCGGATGCAGTGGAAACGCAGCAGCCCGTACGCCTGCCCCTCAAGCTTGAAGAAAAAGAGAAAGAATTGGTGGAATTGCCGGAAGCTGCTGCCGCAGAGGTAGCTCAAGAAATGGCAGTCCCCGAACCGACGAAAACGGCAGACCCTCAACCAGCTCCACTCAAGGTCGTGCCTCAACCGCCGCCGCTACAAGAAGGCGAATTGGACTAG
- a CDS encoding carbon dioxide-concentrating mechanism protein CcmK yields MAIAVGMIETLGFPAVVEAADAMVKAARVTLVGYEKIGSGRVTVIVRGDVSEVQASVSAGVENVKRVNGGQVLSTHIIARPHENLEFVLPIRYTEAVEQFRESVSGIRPYGR; encoded by the coding sequence ATGGCCATTGCCGTTGGCATGATTGAAACCTTGGGCTTCCCAGCTGTTGTTGAAGCTGCTGATGCCATGGTGAAAGCAGCTCGGGTAACCCTGGTGGGCTATGAGAAAATCGGTAGCGGTCGCGTAACGGTGATCGTGCGGGGAGACGTCTCTGAAGTACAAGCTTCGGTTTCTGCCGGGGTTGAGAATGTGAAGCGAGTGAACGGAGGCCAAGTGCTCTCAACGCACATCATCGCTCGTCCTCACGAAAACCTGGAATTTGTGCTGCCCATCCGTTATACCGAGGCTGTAGAACAGTTCCGCGAGAGCGTTAGTGGTATTCGCCCCTACGGCCGTTAG
- a CDS encoding ribulose bisphosphate carboxylase small subunit produces the protein MVTRSAVAPPTSEASGSGRLASDTTAIVHDFAEVVGDVRIAEDVLVAPGAVIRADTNVVFSLGAGTVIQDGVVIHALREGRVLGDDDKSYSVWLGVNVCIGHKAIIQGPAYIGDNAFVGFRSTVFNARLGAGCVVMMHALVQDVEIPPGKLVPSGAVITQQEQADRLADAQPQDLAFVAELSTINQSLRAGYGQAVMTSSQPSDVADQRDRLPLTSIAQDNGTKIMQPQRLTTDIVQQVRQLLNQGYQIGTEHADARRYRSNVWQTCSPIQSTREGDVLTALEACLEEHAGEYVRLFGIDPAAKQRIATTTIQRPDGKPVAVQTHAVPTAGHSSAATSYSSPNSTSGNGGGDLSHQIRNWLSQGFKIGLEHADARRYRSNVWQTCSPVQAGGEREAMTAVQACVNEHPGEYIRMFGIDPVAKRRISPVTIQRPDGPASLGNTGGGSAAAPASYAGNGAAAAPSGQLSSEAVQQVRGLLSQGFKIGTEHADARRFRSNVWQTCSPIEATRESEVLSALNACVQEHAGEYVRVFGIDPTAKKRLAPTIINRPGQAGSNGHSASYASNSAPASSGSTYAAATAPANGSSTNGHHPLSEDVVQQVRQLVGQGYRISLEHADVRRYRSGAWQTGGMIEGQNPSAVLSALESGLASHAGEYVRLVGIDPQAKRRVLETTIQRP, from the coding sequence ATGGTGACCCGAAGCGCAGTAGCTCCGCCAACGTCTGAAGCGTCTGGCTCTGGGCGACTAGCATCCGACACGACAGCGATCGTGCACGATTTTGCCGAGGTCGTTGGCGATGTTCGGATTGCAGAGGATGTATTGGTGGCACCCGGTGCCGTCATTCGCGCCGATACAAATGTCGTATTTAGCCTGGGGGCAGGCACGGTCATTCAAGATGGCGTGGTGATCCACGCTTTGCGCGAGGGCCGAGTGCTCGGTGACGATGATAAATCGTACTCCGTATGGCTCGGAGTAAACGTCTGCATTGGTCACAAGGCCATCATTCAGGGGCCAGCTTACATCGGTGACAATGCTTTCGTGGGTTTCCGCTCAACGGTTTTTAATGCCCGCTTGGGGGCTGGCTGCGTCGTCATGATGCACGCCCTAGTGCAGGATGTCGAAATTCCACCCGGCAAACTTGTGCCCTCGGGAGCGGTGATCACGCAGCAAGAGCAAGCCGATCGCCTAGCCGATGCCCAGCCTCAAGATCTCGCCTTTGTCGCAGAACTCAGCACTATTAATCAATCACTGCGGGCAGGCTATGGGCAGGCCGTTATGACGTCCTCGCAGCCATCTGACGTCGCCGATCAGCGCGATCGCTTACCGCTTACCTCTATCGCTCAAGACAACGGAACTAAGATCATGCAACCTCAAAGACTGACGACCGATATCGTTCAACAGGTGCGACAACTGCTCAACCAGGGTTACCAAATTGGCACCGAACATGCCGATGCTCGTCGTTACCGGAGCAACGTTTGGCAAACTTGTAGCCCCATCCAATCTACCCGTGAAGGCGATGTATTAACCGCCCTTGAGGCCTGTTTAGAGGAGCACGCAGGCGAGTATGTGCGGCTATTTGGGATTGACCCAGCGGCAAAGCAGCGGATCGCTACCACCACAATTCAGCGACCTGATGGGAAACCCGTAGCGGTCCAGACTCACGCCGTCCCTACCGCTGGTCATAGCAGTGCGGCCACTAGCTACAGCAGCCCAAATAGTACCAGCGGTAACGGAGGCGGTGATCTGAGCCACCAGATTCGCAACTGGTTAAGCCAAGGCTTCAAAATTGGCTTAGAGCATGCCGATGCCCGCCGTTATCGCAGCAACGTGTGGCAAACCTGTTCACCAGTGCAGGCCGGTGGAGAGCGGGAAGCCATGACCGCAGTCCAAGCTTGTGTCAACGAGCATCCGGGCGAATATATCCGCATGTTTGGGATTGACCCCGTTGCTAAGCGACGCATCTCGCCCGTCACGATTCAGCGACCAGACGGCCCCGCGTCACTGGGGAATACCGGAGGCGGTTCCGCTGCTGCTCCCGCAAGCTACGCCGGCAACGGGGCTGCAGCTGCCCCCAGCGGTCAACTCTCCAGCGAAGCCGTGCAACAGGTTCGGGGATTATTGAGCCAAGGCTTCAAAATTGGCACCGAGCATGCCGACGCCCGCCGCTTCCGCAGCAATGTGTGGCAAACTTGCTCACCGATTGAGGCGACTCGCGAAAGTGAGGTGTTGTCAGCCCTGAATGCTTGTGTGCAAGAGCACGCTGGGGAATATGTGCGCGTTTTTGGCATCGATCCCACCGCGAAAAAACGCTTGGCACCCACTATCATTAACCGCCCCGGCCAAGCAGGCAGCAATGGTCACTCAGCCAGCTACGCCAGCAACAGCGCTCCAGCCTCTAGCGGTTCAACCTACGCCGCAGCCACCGCCCCAGCTAATGGCAGTAGTACCAACGGCCACCACCCTCTTAGCGAGGACGTGGTACAACAGGTGCGGCAGCTCGTCGGGCAAGGCTACCGCATCAGTCTGGAACATGCTGATGTCCGGCGTTACCGCAGTGGCGCTTGGCAAACTGGCGGCATGATTGAGGGACAGAATCCGTCTGCCGTGCTATCGGCTTTGGAATCTGGTTTGGCCTCCCACGCGGGAGAATATGTCCGGCTGGTCGGCATTGATCCTCAAGCCAAACGCCGGGTACTTGAGACCACCATTCAGCGACCCTAG
- a CDS encoding ATP-dependent zinc protease family protein, with product MNRTATVRESPAHDLATIGWREWATLPQLGINRIKVKVDTGARTSALHAFDLEYVEAPAGTMVRFKIHPLQRETSLTVAAIAPLLEMRHIRNSGGQAQERPVIKTQISLGEQPWDIELTLTNRDVMGFRMLLGREAVRRRFLVDPGGSYLMSQFSRKATPADEIDEPDLP from the coding sequence ATGAACAGAACGGCCACCGTGAGAGAATCACCAGCACATGACTTAGCCACGATTGGGTGGCGTGAATGGGCGACCTTGCCACAGTTAGGGATCAATCGAATTAAGGTCAAGGTGGATACCGGGGCCAGAACGTCAGCGCTCCATGCCTTTGACCTGGAGTACGTAGAAGCACCAGCAGGGACGATGGTGCGGTTCAAAATTCATCCGTTGCAGCGGGAGACGAGTCTGACGGTGGCGGCGATCGCCCCGCTGCTGGAAATGCGGCACATCCGTAATTCTGGCGGTCAGGCCCAAGAACGCCCCGTGATTAAAACTCAGATTTCGTTGGGAGAGCAGCCTTGGGACATTGAACTTACCCTCACTAATCGCGATGTGATGGGATTTCGCATGTTGCTAGGTCGCGAAGCCGTGCGTCGTCGCTTTTTAGTGGATCCTGGAGGCTCATACCTGATGAGCCAATTTAGCCGCAAAGCTACCCCTGCCGATGAGATTGACGAACCAGATTTGCCATGA
- a CDS encoding EutN/CcmL family microcompartment protein has translation MLLAKVRGTVVSTCKEPSLSGVKFLMVQLISDTGEPLPDYEVAADVVGAGPGEWVLITRGSGAREHQGYHDRPVDAAVIAIVDTVSLSSGTLYSKRDDFS, from the coding sequence ATGCTTTTGGCTAAAGTTCGCGGCACGGTTGTGAGTACCTGCAAGGAACCGAGTCTCAGTGGCGTCAAGTTTTTGATGGTGCAACTCATCAGTGATACGGGTGAGCCATTACCAGACTATGAGGTCGCCGCTGACGTGGTTGGGGCGGGACCGGGAGAGTGGGTGCTGATTACCCGAGGCAGTGGTGCGCGGGAACATCAGGGTTACCACGATCGTCCGGTTGATGCCGCAGTAATCGCCATTGTCGATACTGTTTCTTTGAGTTCAGGCACGTTGTACAGCAAGCGTGATGATTTCAGTTAA
- a CDS encoding carbon dioxide-concentrating mechanism protein CcmK — MPIAVGMIETKGFPAVVEAADAMVKAARVTLVGYEKIGSGRVTVIVRGDVSEVQASVSAGIESAKRVNGGEVLSTHIIARPHENLEFVLPIRYTEAVEQFRT; from the coding sequence ATGCCTATTGCAGTTGGAATGATTGAAACCAAGGGTTTCCCTGCCGTTGTTGAAGCTGCTGATGCCATGGTGAAAGCAGCCCGGGTAACTTTGGTGGGCTACGAAAAGATTGGCAGTGGCCGAGTCACCGTGATTGTGCGTGGCGACGTTTCTGAGGTGCAGGCTTCGGTTTCTGCTGGGATTGAGTCTGCCAAGCGGGTCAATGGTGGCGAAGTTCTATCGACCCACATCATTGCTCGTCCCCACGAAAACTTGGAGTTTGTGTTGCCGATTCGGTATACCGAAGCCGTAGAGCAGTTTAGAACCTAG
- the rimK gene encoding 30S ribosomal protein S6--L-glutamate ligase → MKIIILSRDSTLYSTRRLKEAGEALGHEMRVIDHMRCYMDITSHDPKVLYQGTPITDVDAIIPRIGASNTFYGAAVVRQFEIMGVFTPNSSQAITRSRDKLSSLQLLARRGIGLPVTGFAHSTQDIDGLIDLVGGAPLVIKLLEGTQGIGVVLAETYQAAKSVIEAFRGLDANILVQEYIKEAKGADIRCFVVGDKVIASMKRQGAAGEFRSNLHRGGSASKAKLTPEERSTAVRAAKAMGLRIAGVDLLRSNHGPVVMEVNSSPGLEGIEKYTNIDVGTKIINFIEKSLQARAAQDGK, encoded by the coding sequence ATGAAAATTATCATTTTGTCCCGTGACAGTACGCTTTATTCCACCCGTCGATTAAAGGAAGCAGGAGAGGCGTTAGGCCATGAAATGCGGGTGATCGACCACATGCGGTGTTACATGGATATTACTTCCCACGATCCGAAGGTGCTTTATCAAGGCACTCCGATCACCGATGTCGATGCGATCATTCCGCGCATTGGGGCCTCCAATACGTTTTATGGCGCTGCCGTGGTGCGGCAGTTTGAAATTATGGGGGTATTTACGCCCAACTCTTCGCAGGCGATCACGCGATCGCGAGACAAGCTCAGCAGCTTGCAATTGTTGGCACGGCGAGGTATTGGCCTCCCGGTCACTGGCTTTGCCCATTCCACTCAAGACATTGACGGGCTGATCGATCTGGTGGGCGGTGCCCCCCTTGTGATCAAACTTTTGGAAGGTACCCAGGGCATCGGTGTCGTGCTGGCAGAAACCTACCAAGCCGCTAAGTCGGTGATCGAGGCCTTTCGGGGCCTGGACGCCAACATCTTGGTGCAGGAATACATCAAGGAAGCGAAAGGGGCCGATATTCGCTGCTTTGTCGTGGGTGACAAAGTGATCGCGTCCATGAAGCGTCAAGGAGCGGCTGGAGAGTTTCGCTCAAACTTGCATCGGGGCGGCTCTGCCTCTAAGGCTAAGCTCACTCCCGAAGAACGGAGCACTGCCGTGCGGGCCGCTAAGGCGATGGGACTGAGAATTGCCGGGGTTGATCTACTCCGGTCTAACCACGGCCCAGTGGTGATGGAAGTTAACTCCTCACCGGGGTTAGAGGGCATTGAAAAATATACCAATATTGACGTCGGCACCAAGATCATCAACTTCATTGAGAAAAGTTTGCAGGCTCGCGCAGCTCAAGATGGCAAATGA
- a CDS encoding ABC transporter substrate-binding protein produces the protein MKRIILRQYLSPGLAIGLSLSFLSACGGDQAANTDGTGDSGAGTVTVLGVVVGEQQEKLEAAFAPFEEATGIDVVYEGTDAFATLLPVRVESGDAPDIAMFPQPGLMADFAQSGQLIPITSFMEMGDLEAAYPADWITLGSVDGDVYGVWFRASVKSLVWYNPQAFEAAGYTIPTTWDEMIALSDQIVADGNTPWCLGMESGDATGWVGTDWVEDIMLRTAGPEVYDQWITHEIPFNADPVTTAFTEFGEIVLNPDYISGGTVGAISTPFGDSIQGLFGDEPRCFMHRQANFIASFLPEEAVLGENIAVFPLPGIDPEFGTPVLVAGDVFAMFNDTPEAQALMEYLTTPEAHEVWAGLGGFISPHNNVGLEVYPDEVTQQQAQILADAEIVRFDGSDMMPGVVGTGTFWSGIVDYVGGEDVESVLADIEASWPSE, from the coding sequence ATGAAGCGCATAATACTCAGGCAGTATCTCAGCCCAGGATTAGCGATCGGGCTCAGTCTGTCCTTTTTATCCGCCTGCGGCGGCGATCAAGCAGCTAACACAGACGGGACTGGAGATAGTGGTGCAGGCACAGTCACGGTGCTTGGGGTCGTCGTTGGTGAGCAACAAGAAAAATTAGAAGCTGCCTTTGCCCCCTTCGAAGAGGCAACTGGCATCGATGTGGTTTACGAAGGCACTGACGCCTTTGCTACCTTGCTGCCCGTGCGGGTCGAATCCGGTGATGCGCCGGACATTGCCATGTTTCCCCAACCCGGATTGATGGCGGATTTTGCCCAATCGGGACAGCTCATTCCCATCACTTCATTTATGGAAATGGGCGACCTCGAAGCGGCCTACCCCGCTGACTGGATTACCCTCGGTTCCGTCGATGGCGACGTTTACGGCGTCTGGTTTCGGGCCTCGGTGAAAAGTCTCGTTTGGTACAACCCCCAAGCGTTTGAAGCCGCAGGTTACACCATTCCCACCACCTGGGATGAAATGATTGCTCTCAGCGATCAAATCGTGGCCGATGGCAACACACCCTGGTGCCTTGGGATGGAGAGTGGCGATGCCACCGGCTGGGTTGGCACTGACTGGGTAGAAGACATCATGCTGCGGACCGCTGGCCCTGAGGTCTATGACCAATGGATCACCCACGAAATTCCCTTTAATGCCGACCCGGTCACGACTGCATTCACAGAGTTTGGTGAGATTGTGCTCAACCCAGACTACATTTCTGGAGGCACGGTAGGAGCCATCAGCACGCCCTTTGGTGACTCCATTCAAGGGTTATTTGGCGATGAGCCTCGCTGCTTTATGCATCGACAAGCTAATTTTATTGCTAGCTTTTTGCCTGAAGAGGCCGTCCTGGGCGAAAACATCGCAGTATTTCCCCTCCCCGGCATTGATCCCGAATTTGGCACGCCGGTGCTGGTTGCAGGAGATGTCTTTGCCATGTTTAACGACACTCCTGAAGCCCAAGCTTTAATGGAATATCTCACAACCCCCGAAGCGCACGAAGTCTGGGCTGGCTTGGGTGGCTTTATCTCCCCACACAATAATGTGGGTTTAGAGGTCTATCCGGATGAGGTGACGCAACAGCAAGCACAGATTCTGGCAGATGCCGAAATCGTCCGTTTCGACGGGTCGGACATGATGCCTGGTGTCGTGGGCACAGGCACCTTTTGGAGCGGCATTGTGGATTATGTTGGGGGTGAGGACGTCGAGAGCGTGCTAGCTGACATTGAAGCCAGTTGGCCCAGCGAGTAA